The DNA window TTCCGTGCGTGCTGCTGTCGTGTCCATCAAGCAAAACGGAAAAGCCAAAATCGAAATCAATCAACAGCAGTTAAATCTTTAAAACTCAACCGAGGGAGTATGATGGGTATTATATCTCCATCTCGGGGGTATTGGAATAAGCTGGTTTTGTTGCTTGGCGCAAAGTCGTGTCGTGATTTTTTAAGAAAAAAAAACTGTTTTTACATCCGTTGCGTTACCTGCCCTGCGCAGGCCAGGGTTTCCATCCGTTGGAGAAATTTTCTTTCAACTCGCCGCCTCATCCCATTGCTCCAATACTCCAGCACTCCCCTCCTCCTGCTGGTCTCACTGGCTTGCAACAATAAAAGCCCCCAGCCTTTAACTCTGCTCCCTTTCGATGGCCAGGCTGCTTACGAGCTGCTCGTCAAGCAATGCGATTTCGGCCCGCGCGTGCCTGATACACCGGCACACGACTCGTGCCGCGCCTTTCTCACTGCCCAATTAAAGAAGCATGCCGACCAGGTGGCGGAACAAACTTTTGAGGAGTATCTCGAAGGTTTGCAGAAGAGGGTAAAATTGACGAATATCATCGCGAGTTTCAATCTGCACGCCACGCAGCGGATTTTGCTGTGCGCGCATTGGGATTCGCGGCCATGGGCCGATCTGGATCCGGACACCAGCAAGCGGCGGCAGCCGGTTCTCGGCGCCAACGACGGCGCCTCCGGCGTGGCGGTTTTACTTGAAATCGCCAAAACCCTCAAGCACACGCCGCCGCCGGTCGGCGTTGACATTATTTTTTTTGACGGCGAAGATGCCGGCATCACAGGCCAAACCGACACCTATCTCGCCGGCTCGCGTCATTTCGCGCGCACCAAAGACGCGCGGTTCAATCCGATGATGGGCATTTTGCTCGACATGGTCGGCGATGCGAATTTGCAGCTTCATAAAGAAATCAATTCCGTCACTTATGCCGGCGCCGTGGTGGATCGGGTGTGGAATCTCGCCGCTCGTCTCGGCGTTTCGGAGTTTATCCCATCGGCGAAGCATGAAGTCATCGACGATCACATCCCGCTTTTGAATGTCGGCATTCCGGTTATCGACGTGATTGATTTTGATTATGACCACTGGCACACGACCCACGACACGCCCGACAAATGCAGCGCCCAGAGCCTGGAAAAAGTCGGGCGGGTGGTGCTGGCAGTGGTTTACAATCCTTAATGTTTCGGAGTGGCGCCTTTAGACGCAGACGATGGTAACCCAAGAGAAGTTCGACTTGGGCAGCAAGCTTTGCAGATTTTGGAACAGCTCTTTGCGCAAGCCGAACTTCGCCGCGGTCGTTTATGAAAACCAACCCCCAAGCCTGGCGAATCCTTTCACTTCGCCCCGGCCTCGCCCTTGAAGAGATTCTCACGGCTCATCTTTTCGACCTCGGCGCAGTCGGGACGCATCTGTTTGAAGACCGGCTGCTGGTTTATTTTCCCGAGCCTTGCGAGATTGAATCCATCGTGAACAGTCTGCAAGCTTTTCTCGCGCAGTTACGCGCCGGCGGAATGAGGCTGCCGGCGATAAGCATCACACACGAACAAATTGCCGCGCAGGATTGGCACTCGGCCTGGAAGCGTTATTTCAAGCCGTTTTTAGTTTCAAAGCGTATTTTGGTTCGCCCGAGTTGGGAAGCCGCGGCGCTGGCCCCGGGGCAAATCGAGATTGTCATCGACCCGAAACAGGCCTTCGGCACCGGTCATCACGCCACGACGCGCAGCATGTTGCGCCTGTTGGAGAAATATTTGCGGCCCGGCATGCGCGTGATCGACGCCGGCGCCGGCACCGGCATTCTCGCCATCGCCGCCGCCAAGCTGCAAGCCGGCGTGCAGGTTGTCGCCTTCGATATCGACCCCCTCGCCGCCGAAGCCGCGCAGGAAAATATTCATTTGAATCACACGCAGCATTGCATTAAATTATACGCCGGCCCCCTCGCGGCTTTGCGCCCGCTGCCGGCGGATTTGATTTTGGCCAATTTGCAGCATCAAACTTTGCTGGATTTGCTGCCGGATTTTGCAAAACTTTTAAAACACGACGGCGCCCTCTTGCTGTCCGGCATACTTGAAAATGAAGGCGCTTCGATCAAAACGGCTGCGCAACATGTTGGTTGGAAATGTCTCGAAATTTTGCAAGAAGAGGAATGGTTGACGTTGGCATTCGCGCAGACGGCCCGTCTGGTGGCTTAGTTCATTCGAAAATTGAAGATGGAGGATCGAAGATCGACCGCTTTGCCGCTCTCCGCTCCACGCGAGCTCCGATCATTTATTTTCCATCTTCCATCTTCAAACCTCTATCCTCGATCATTGCGCTTTGGTTGCTTATTACCACGCCTGCGCTCGCCCAGGAAACTCGTGTGGTGATTGACTCTTTGCGCGTGCAAGCGAATGATCTGGTGATCGACTTTCACGCCGACAGCTTGCTCACCGCGTCTCTGCTGGACGGCATGCGGCGCGGGCTGACTTCTTCGGTGCAGTTTCGCGTCCGGCTCTGGCGCAAACGCGGCTTTTTGTTCAGCAGCGCTGTCGTGACCGAGCGGCAATACGAAATCAAATCGACCTATGAACCATGGGAGCAAAAATACGTGATCATCACTGCCGGCGAGCGGCGGCTGACCAGCGCACTCGATTTGGTGCGGCGCTGGTGGGAACAGCATCGCGGCGTGGCGCTGGCCGAAGCCAAAGATCTCCAGCCCGGCCGGCGTTATTTTGTGACCATCGATTTGCTGGTCGAGCCGGTGTCGAAAGAAAGTCTAAAGGAAATTCGCGGCTGGCTCGCTGGTGAAGTGAAATCCGCCACCCACCGCGATTCCACGGAGAACCAGATAAAACGCGACGACGGCTTTCCGGATCGGTTGCTGAATGTGTTGATCAACCTGACCGGTTTCGGCAAAAAAGCGATGACGGCAAAATCGGAAACTTTTGGCATGACGGAAAGCGGAATGATAGTGTGGGAGAAATAAGGGAGCTCATTGACTCAATTCATTATGCACGAAATGGCCGCTAAAATCTTAACAAAAACCCGCCTCGCCAGCTTCGATCTCGGCACCAACACCTTTCTTTTGTTGATTGCCGACGTTGCCGGGGGCCGGGTCGAGCCGGTGTTCGAGAAAGAAAGCATCGTTCGCCTCGGCAAAGGCGTGGATGCGGCGGGCAATCTCAACGCCGAG is part of the candidate division KSB1 bacterium genome and encodes:
- a CDS encoding M28 family peptidase, which encodes MLQYSSTPLLLLVSLACNNKSPQPLTLLPFDGQAAYELLVKQCDFGPRVPDTPAHDSCRAFLTAQLKKHADQVAEQTFEEYLEGLQKRVKLTNIIASFNLHATQRILLCAHWDSRPWADLDPDTSKRRQPVLGANDGASGVAVLLEIAKTLKHTPPPVGVDIIFFDGEDAGITGQTDTYLAGSRHFARTKDARFNPMMGILLDMVGDANLQLHKEINSVTYAGAVVDRVWNLAARLGVSEFIPSAKHEVIDDHIPLLNVGIPVIDVIDFDYDHWHTTHDTPDKCSAQSLEKVGRVVLAVVYNP
- the prmA gene encoding 50S ribosomal protein L11 methyltransferase; translation: MKTNPQAWRILSLRPGLALEEILTAHLFDLGAVGTHLFEDRLLVYFPEPCEIESIVNSLQAFLAQLRAGGMRLPAISITHEQIAAQDWHSAWKRYFKPFLVSKRILVRPSWEAAALAPGQIEIVIDPKQAFGTGHHATTRSMLRLLEKYLRPGMRVIDAGAGTGILAIAAAKLQAGVQVVAFDIDPLAAEAAQENIHLNHTQHCIKLYAGPLAALRPLPADLILANLQHQTLLDLLPDFAKLLKHDGALLLSGILENEGASIKTAAQHVGWKCLEILQEEEWLTLAFAQTARLVA
- a CDS encoding DUF4390 domain-containing protein, producing MVIDSLRVQANDLVIDFHADSLLTASLLDGMRRGLTSSVQFRVRLWRKRGFLFSSAVVTERQYEIKSTYEPWEQKYVIITAGERRLTSALDLVRRWWEQHRGVALAEAKDLQPGRRYFVTIDLLVEPVSKESLKEIRGWLAGEVKSATHRDSTENQIKRDDGFPDRLLNVLINLTGFGKKAMTAKSETFGMTESGMIVWEK